The Halorubrum sp. BV1 nucleotide sequence CGACCTCGACCACGCCCCGGACGAGCGACTCCCGCTTCCGGAACTGGACCGGGCCGTAACCGTCCTGACCGACGTCTGTCGCAAGCGCCTGTAACGGCGTACCGACGCCGCCACCGAACGACTCCCGCTCGAACGAGACGACCGCTCTCGAACGACACCACGCTACCACACCACACAACGAACGATGCCACTCGCTACCGACGACTTCCTCGATATCGACGACGTGACGCCCGCCGAACTGGACGCCCTGCTCGACCGCGCGGCCGCGATGAAGGCGGGCGAGACGGACCCTCGACTGGCGGACGCAACGCTCGGGATGATCTTCGAGAAGCCCTCGACCCGGACCCGCGTCTCCTTCGAGACGGGGATGACTAGACTGGGCGGGCACGCGATGTTCCTCGGCCCCGACGACATCCAGCTCGGCCACGGCGAGCCGCTGCGCGACACCGCGCGCGTGCTCGGTCGGTACGTCGATGGCGTGATGGCCAGGCTCTTCGACCACGCCGACGTCGAGGTGCTCGCCGAGAACGCGGACTGTCCCGTGATCAACGGGCTCACCGATGAGGCGCACCCCTGTCAGACGCTCGCCGACCTCCTGACGATCCGCGAGACCGTCGGCTCAGACGCCACGGTCGCGTGGGTCGGCGACGGCAACAACGTCGGGCAGTCGTTCGTCGTCGGCGCGGCGATGGCCGGGATCGACGTCGCGGTCGCGACGCCCGCGGAGTACGGCATGGACCCCGCCGTCTTCGACCGGGCGGCCGCGTTCGGCGCGGACGTGGAGCCGACCACCGACCCCGCGGCGGCGATCGACGGTGCGGACGTCGTCTACACCGACGTATGGATCTCGATGGGACAGGAGGACGAGCGCGACGAGAAGCTGGCGGCGTTCGACGGCTTCCAGGTGAACGCGGACCTCCTCGCGGACACCGACGCGCGGGTGATGCACTGTCTGCCCGCCCACCGGGGCGAAGAGATCACGGACGACGTGCTCGAATCCGACCGCGCGCTAGTGTGGGATCAGGCCGAAAACCGGATGCACGCACAGAATGCGCTTCTCGTCGAGCTACTCGGAGCGGAGTGACGCGCCCGAGCGTCTCCCCCGGCCTTCCTCAGAGCCCGGCGACGTCTTCGATCGCGTCGGTCAGCTCTTTGACGCTTTCGACCGTGTGCTCGCCCATGTGCCCGATCCGGAACGTCTCCTCGCCGAGCTGTGAGCCGTACCCGTTCGAGAAGGCCATGTCGTACTCCTCGCTCACTTCCTCGATCGTCGCGGCGACGTCTATCCCCTGCGTGTTCTCGATGCAGGCGACCGTCTGGGACTCGTAGCCCTCCTCGGGGAACATCGCGAAGTGCTCGTCGGCCCACTCGTGGACGTACGTCATCATCTCACGGTGACGCTCGTCGCGGGCGTCGTGGCCCTCCTCCAGCATGTGTTTCATCTGTTTGCGGTATGCTAACATGACTGGGATCGCGGGCGTCGAGTGGGTCTGTCCCTTGCGGTCGTAGTAGTCGATCGTCCGGCGGAAGCCGCCGTACCACGAGGAGGTTCCCTTCTCCACCTCGCGGTCGTAGGCGCCGTCGCTGACGACGCAGACCGCGAGTCCCGGCGGCATCGCGAACGCCTTCTGGGTCGACGCGAAGATCACGTCGATGTTGTGTTCGTCGATGTCGACGTAGTCGCCGCCCAGAGCGGAGACCGCGTCGACGACGAAGTACGTGTCCGGGTACTCCGCGACCACGTCGCCGATCTCCTCGATGGGGTTGCGGACGCCCGTCGAGGACTCGTTCATCACGGTCGCGACCACGTCGTACTCCGTCTCCGAGGATTCGAGGTGTTCGCGGATGTCCTCGGGCTTGACGGCCTCGCCCCACTCGTACTCCAGCCGGTCGACGTCCTTGCCGAGCCGTTCGGCGACGTTGGCGTGGCGCTCGCTGAAGCTGCCGCAGGTCGGCACCAGGATGTTCTCGTCGACGAGGTTGAGCGTCGACGCCTCCCAGAACTCCGTGCCGGAGGCGGTGAGGATGACGACCTCGTTTTCGGTGCCGAGGAACTCCTTCGTGTCCTCAACGATGGTGGTGTACAGATCGGTCATCCGGTCCATCCGGTGGCCGAACATCGGCTGTGCCATCGCCTCGATCACGTCCTCACGGACCTCGGTCGGCCCGGGGATGAAGAGCGTCTTGTCGTCGTAGTCGTCGCGGTATTCGCGTTTCTTGGTCACGGGATCCACCTGATGATCGGTACGGGGGCGCGTGCCGGTATGTTCCTTGTGGTATCTCCGGACTTTCCTTGTGGTCTCTCTCGACCCCGCGGGCCGCGCGTTCGCCCGCCTCGCCCCGACCCGCCTCCATCTCACGGAGCCCTTTCAACCTCACAGAGCCGCCGACCACGCCGCGGAAAGTAGCCGGGTTTATACGAACAGAGAAAAGAAACAAGGTATGATACACGCACGGAGAGTCACAACCGCCCGGGGGGTAGCCACCGGTTCCGGGGCCGACGTGATCGTCCGAGGTGGCCCGCCGTGAGCGGCGACGAGGAACTCGCGAAGGACCTCGGCCCGCTCGCGGCGCTCACGATCGGGATCGGGACGATGATCGGCGCGGGGATATTCGTGTTGCCCGGAACCGCGGTCGCTCGCGCCGGCCCGCTCGCGGCGCTCACGTTCGTGCTCGGCGGCGTTATCGCGCTTTTCACCGCGCTCTCTGCGTCGGAACTCGGCACGGCGATGCCAAAATCTGGCGGGGCGTACTTCTACGTCAACCGCGCGCTCGGACCGATGTTCGGCTCCGTCGCCGGCTGGGCCAACTGGCTCGGACTCGCCTTTGCCTCCGCCTTCTACATGTACGGCTTCGGCGAGTACGTCAACGCCCTCGTCGGGCTCGGTCCCGTCGGACTCGGGTTCGTGACGTTAGAGGCCGCACAGGTGATCGGCCTCGCCGGCGCGCTGTTGTTTATCGCGGTCAACTACTTCGGCGCGAAAGAGACCGGCGGGCTCCAGATCGTCATCGTCATGTCGCTTCTGGGTATCCTCGCGGTCTTCACCGTCGTCGGTCTACTGAACGCCGACATGGAGTCGCTGCGGCCGATCGCGCCGCCGGGAACGACGAGCGAGGTGTTGCCCGTCACCGGGATCATCTTCGTCTCGTACCTTGGATTCGTGCAGATCACGTCGGTCGCAGAGGAGATCAAGAACCCCGGCCGCAACCTTCCGCTCGCGGTCCTCGGTTCGGTCGTCATCGTCACCGTCGTGTACGCGCTGTTCCTCGTCGTGCTGCTCGCGGCCGTGCCGAACGAGCTGGTCGCGAACAACGAGACCGCCGTCGTCGACGCCGCGAGGCTGCTGTTCGGTAACTACTCGGTGTTCGGCTACTCGCTCGGCGCGGTCGGTGCCGGAATGCTTCTCATCGGCGGGCTGCTCGCGACCGCCTCCTCGGCGAACGCCTCGATCCTCTCCTCGTCGCGGATCAACTTCGCGATG carries:
- the argF gene encoding ornithine carbamoyltransferase, whose product is MPLATDDFLDIDDVTPAELDALLDRAAAMKAGETDPRLADATLGMIFEKPSTRTRVSFETGMTRLGGHAMFLGPDDIQLGHGEPLRDTARVLGRYVDGVMARLFDHADVEVLAENADCPVINGLTDEAHPCQTLADLLTIRETVGSDATVAWVGDGNNVGQSFVVGAAMAGIDVAVATPAEYGMDPAVFDRAAAFGADVEPTTDPAAAIDGADVVYTDVWISMGQEDERDEKLAAFDGFQVNADLLADTDARVMHCLPAHRGEEITDDVLESDRALVWDQAENRMHAQNALLVELLGAE
- a CDS encoding alanine--glyoxylate aminotransferase family protein, with amino-acid sequence MTKKREYRDDYDDKTLFIPGPTEVREDVIEAMAQPMFGHRMDRMTDLYTTIVEDTKEFLGTENEVVILTASGTEFWEASTLNLVDENILVPTCGSFSERHANVAERLGKDVDRLEYEWGEAVKPEDIREHLESSETEYDVVATVMNESSTGVRNPIEEIGDVVAEYPDTYFVVDAVSALGGDYVDIDEHNIDVIFASTQKAFAMPPGLAVCVVSDGAYDREVEKGTSSWYGGFRRTIDYYDRKGQTHSTPAIPVMLAYRKQMKHMLEEGHDARDERHREMMTYVHEWADEHFAMFPEEGYESQTVACIENTQGIDVAATIEEVSEEYDMAFSNGYGSQLGEETFRIGHMGEHTVESVKELTDAIEDVAGL